One Littorina saxatilis isolate snail1 linkage group LG14, US_GU_Lsax_2.0, whole genome shotgun sequence genomic region harbors:
- the LOC138947633 gene encoding glyoxylate reductase/hydroxypyruvate reductase-like, whose product MASKPIVFVSRGAPPEPLKDLATVCEIRQWKEQHVISREEMMKNARGVHALFVHPPDRVDAELFDAAGPQLKVVGTMSVGLDHVDVTECRKRGIAVGYTPGVLTIAVAELAVGFLLATARRMSEAFRAVHNGVWGTRWDNALWMTGAEVAGSTVGIVGLGRIGMAVAKRLKAFEPARILYCGHSVKPCAKEVGAEFVPFKELLSSSDFVIATCSVSADNQHLFNKEAFSAMKSSAIFINVTRGALVDQDALLQALTSGQIAAAGLDVTTPEPLPPNHPLLQLSNCSVLPHLGSGSHRTRTNMCRITVNNILAGLRGEPLPSPIP is encoded by the exons ATGGCGAGCAAACCGATTGTGTTCGTATCGCGGGGAGCACCGCCAGAGCCTCTGAAAGACTTGGCCACGGTTTGTGAGATCCGACAATGGAAGGAACAACATGTTATCTCCAGAGAGGAGATGATGAAGAATGCACGTGGTGTGCACGCGCTGTTCGTGCACCCTCCTGACAGAGTGGATGCAGAGTTGTTTGATGCCGCCG GACCACAGCTGAAGGTGGTGGGGACCATGTCCGTGGGGCTTGACCACGTGGACGTGACGGAGTGCAGGAAGAGGGGGATCGCCGTGGGCTACACGCCTGGGGTGCTGACCATCGCCGTCGCTGAACTCGCTGTGGGCTTCCTGCTGGCCACTGCTCGCAGAATGAGTGAAG CTTTCAGAGCAGTTCACAACGGGGTGTGGGGTACCCGCTGGGACAACGCCCTATGGATGACAGGGGCGGAGGTGGCAGGAAGCACAGTGGGTATCGTGGGTCTGGGTCGCATCGGGATGGCGGTGGCCAAGCGGCTAAAGGCCTTCGAACCAGCCAGGATTCTTTACTGCGGCCACTCTGTCAAGCCTTGTGCCAAGGAG GTGGGAGCAGAGTTCGTGCCTTTCAAAGAGCTGCTGAGTTCGTCAGACTTCGTGATCGCCACGTGCTCAGTGAGCGCTGATAACCAGCACCTGTTCAACAAGGAAGCTTTTAGCGCCATGAAGTCTTCCGCTATCTTTATCAACGTCACGAGAGGGGCGCTGGTGGATCAGGATGCTCTACTGCAG GCACTGACCTCAGGACAGATCGCCGCAGCAGGGCTTGACGTCACGACCCCAGAGCCGCTACCCCCCAATCACCCACTGCTGCAGCTGTCCAACTGCTCCGTCCTGCCGCATCTGGGGTCCGGCTCACATCGCACGCGCACTAACATGTGTCGCATCACCGTCAATAACATTCTGGCCGGACTACGAGGGGAACCGTTGCCTTCTCCCATTCCATGA